Part of the Faecalibacterium duncaniae genome, ACGAAGGACAGGATCTAAGCGATATCGCATATCGCCTGATTCGTGCTCTGGCCGGCCCGGAACACGCAAACGATCTTTTTATCGTGGGTGATGCGCATCAGAGGATCTATCGGAATCGGCCTATCTTATCGAAATGCGGTATCAATGTCCGCGGCCGAAGCAGTATTTTAAAGATCAACTATCGCACCACAGAGGAGATTCGGCATAGTGCATTCTCCTTCTTAGAGGGCCTCTCTTTTGACGATTTGGATGAAAGTACCGATAGCGGAACCCAATGCCAATCTTTGACCCACGGAGAACCTCCTATCATTCGGAATTTCCCGGATGCAAACGCAGAATTCAACTTCATTTATACTGAAATCCGGAAGCTACAAAATTCTGGTATTTTGCTAAAGGAGATTTGCATCGTTGCGCGTACAAAGAACCTTACAAACGATTATCTGTCCCTGCTGACAAAGGCCAGCATCCGTTCTTACGCAATCAAACGGAATCAACCTGACAATCGAAACTTTGATGGAATTCGTGTCGCAACCATGCATCGTGTGAAGGGGCTCGAATTCAAATACGTCTTTATTGCTGCCCTCAATCACCGCGTTGTTCCTCTAGCTGCTGCCATCAATCACATGGATCCAATCTCCGAAAAAGAATCCATCACATCCGAAAAATGTCTGCTTTATGTGGCTATGACACGCGCGCAAAAGGGAGTTTACATCACAAGCTATGGTACTTGCTCTCAGTTCCTACATCAATCTGACTGAAATACTTTCTATATGTAATTCCTCTACTTCTTTTTGTTGAATTTTTGGCCTACCCATGGTAATATTGAATTACCATTACAAGGAGGATTTCCTATGAAACTCACAAGCCTCTATGTGCATGACTTCAAGGGCTATAGAGAACATCAATTTGATTTGCTGGGAAAAAGCACCGTCCTTTTCGGTGTAAACGGTGCTGGCAAATCAACCGTTCTGACAGCCATTAATTATTTAATGTGGCCAGTTTTGAACCGTTTAAGCAACACTCAGGGAATTGCTTTCCGCTCCTTAAATACAGAATCTGTTCATGCTGGCTTTGGAATGATGAACCTTGGTGCTGATTTCAGCCTGGCTGGTGAAACCTTGTCTTTAAGAAAAGATTATATTAAAGCCAAGCCCGGAAAAGCTCCACGAGTAATTCCATACAAGGATTTATACGATTCTTTTGTTGAAAAATTTACAGCAACTTATCTCTCTGAGGGATCAGAAAACAATATGCCCATTTTCGTCAATTATGGAACCAATCGTTCCGTCCTTGACATTCCTCTTAGAATTCGTACCAATCATGAATTTTCGCAGCTGGCAGCTTTAGAGCGAGCCAGCGAGAATGAATTGGATTTTCGTTCCTTTTTTGAGTGGTTTCGCAATCAGGAAGACATCGAAAACGAAACAAAAACAGAAACCAAAAATTTCGATTATGAGGATGTTTCTTTAGGGTGTGTCCGCACAGCTGTCTGTTCTATGTTGGATAATGTCTCCGACCTAAAAGTTAAACGTAGTCCCCTGCGCATGACAGTCAAGAAGAATGGTCTAGAAATGCGCGTTGATAATCTTTCTGATGGTGAGAAATGTACCCTCGCTCTCTTTGGTGACTTAGCTCGTCGTATTGCTCTGGCTAACCCTTCTCGCAGCAATCCACTTGAGGGAGAAGGTATTGTACTCATCGATGAGATTGAACTTCATATGCACCCTTCTTGGCAGCGAAAAATTCTCGGTGCATTAAAAAGTACTTTTCCGAACATTCAATTTATCATCACAACGCATTCTCCTCAAGTGATAAGCGAAGTAGATGACAGTTACAATCTTTTCGGTCTGAAGCAGGAAAATGACGATGTAATCGTTAAACCCTATAATGTGCATGGATGGGATACCAACGGAATTCTGCATAGCGTAATGCATACCACTGAGCGTCCCGAAAATGTTGTACGAGCATTTGAAGCATTCGATAGCGCCATCGAATGTAACCTTGAAGAAGCATCTAAAATTCTTCAGTATCTGAAAGAAACTGTTGATCCCAACGATCCAAAGTTGACAGAGTGTGAAGTTCGTTTCGATTTGGAGAATCGCTGAGGATTAACTATGATTAAAATCAATAAAGGTATTGAGCCTGTAGAGCTTACGAAATACAAACAACAGCCTAATGCATCCTACCGAGATATGCATGGTGCTCCCTCAGGAAAAAGTAATTCCGATGGAACTCCCATCGATGTTTATACTATAGTTCTGAATCGTCTAATTCAGGAACAAGGGTGTATTTGTGCTTATTGCATGTGTCGAATTCCAGAAAAAGGAAAGAAAGCAACGATTGAGCATATTGACCCACAGAGTGCCACTTCTGAAGAGAAAGCCTTAGATTATCGGAACATGCTTGCTGTATGTAATGGAAATCGTGATGCTCACAATGACAAAGAAAAATCCTGCGATGCACATCGCAAAAATGCTCCTTTAAGCGTCAATCCATTAAAATCAGATACATTATCTTCTCTCAAATATCTATCCAATGGCGAAATAACTGCCTCTGACGATGCTATTAAGAAAGACCTCTGTGATACTCTCAATCTAAACTGCTCAGAAAGACGCATCCCGGAAAACAGAAAGGCCGCCTTAACTGCATACCTTCGTGTCTTTGTCGCCAAACATCCCACCGGCGATATTAAAGAATCTTGCCGACGGGAGTTAGAGAAATATCAACAGGAATCACCCAAAATGCCATACGTTGGTATTATTTTGGATTGGCTTACTCG contains:
- a CDS encoding AAA family ATPase — protein: MKLTSLYVHDFKGYREHQFDLLGKSTVLFGVNGAGKSTVLTAINYLMWPVLNRLSNTQGIAFRSLNTESVHAGFGMMNLGADFSLAGETLSLRKDYIKAKPGKAPRVIPYKDLYDSFVEKFTATYLSEGSENNMPIFVNYGTNRSVLDIPLRIRTNHEFSQLAALERASENELDFRSFFEWFRNQEDIENETKTETKNFDYEDVSLGCVRTAVCSMLDNVSDLKVKRSPLRMTVKKNGLEMRVDNLSDGEKCTLALFGDLARRIALANPSRSNPLEGEGIVLIDEIELHMHPSWQRKILGALKSTFPNIQFIITTHSPQVISEVDDSYNLFGLKQENDDVIVKPYNVHGWDTNGILHSVMHTTERPENVVRAFEAFDSAIECNLEEASKILQYLKETVDPNDPKLTECEVRFDLENR
- a CDS encoding retron system putative HNH endonuclease; translated protein: MIKINKGIEPVELTKYKQQPNASYRDMHGAPSGKSNSDGTPIDVYTIVLNRLIQEQGCICAYCMCRIPEKGKKATIEHIDPQSATSEEKALDYRNMLAVCNGNRDAHNDKEKSCDAHRKNAPLSVNPLKSDTLSSLKYLSNGEITASDDAIKKDLCDTLNLNCSERRIPENRKAALTAYLRVFVAKHPTGDIKESCRRELEKYQQESPKMPYVGIILDWLTRHT